AGCTCATTTAAACTTGCTTGTTCTGTATTGATATCAAACAACATATCATACCCATTCTCAATAAAACCAAAACGCCCAATAAAGCTGACCAATAAGTCTTTAATTTTCAAATTGTTCTTCTGAAATTCAAAAGTTAATGACTTGGTATCAATTAAAGTTTCTAAATCTGCCAAGATTGGTTTCTCTTTGACATAAAATACATTATCAAAACTAAAATCAAACGAGTGAATGCGGATTTTACTCTTCAGCTGAAACACAGCTTCACTCATATTTCCACTACCTAAATAATCAAAATTAACAGCAGAAAAATATAAATTACCTGCTTCATCGCAATAACGCAATAAGGCATTTTTTATTTCCAATCGATCAATCTGTAAATCAAACCCTTTATTGTCATCTTCCACCTCGTCAGTAGGTTTCATGACCATATAGTTTGCTTCACCTTTCTCATTAACCAATAAATCAATCACGGGAGAATCAATGAATACACGATCAAAACTAATCTTCGAGTCCATTAAACTCATCATATTAATTCCAAGCCCTAGTTCTTTAGCCTCCAATAATTTCATTGGTTGCAGAGAATCAACCTGAACGCCTTCAATACTAGGCTTTACAACAGTTGCAGTTAAATAAGGGAAATTCTTAAAAAATGATACATTGATATCCTCAAAGGCTACTTCACCTTCGATTGAATCCGCTAATAATTTTTTAATTTCTTCATTAATTGTATCCTTAAAGAAAACAGGTACAATCAACATTAACCCCAAAATAAAAACAACCAAAGCCCCTAAGGCAATAGCTATTCGTTTAACAACTTTTTTTCCAGAAAACCCCATACTTTAACTCTATACAAATTGCGTACAAATAAACAGATTATTTCACAAATTAAGACACAAAATTAGAACATCTTATTCATTTAGAAAAAGAAAAATATTTTTTTCGCATACAGCGATTATTGTGGGAATGCTTTTTTGTTTTTCGCTTCTATGCTTTTTTGTGGTGTATTCTTTGTCACCAAATTTTACTGCGATACGATATGTATCATGTAAGAAGGCCAATTGCCATTGGCCCCTACGTCCGTTTCCTCTCATCACCTTACCTTCTCATCACCTTACCTTCTCATCGCCTTGCCTTTCCAAACCGATATAAAACAAAAAAGCCTGACTACTTACGTAATCAGGCTTTTCAAAAGAAGGGCGACGACATACTCTCCCACCATGTGGCAGTACCATCTGCGCTAGCGGGCTTAACTTCTCTGTTCGAAATGGGAAGAGGTGAGCCCCGCCGCAATAACCACCCTAAAGCGGTTGTTATAAATTCCTTTCGGATCCTATAACTAATTCGGTATATTATAACGTAACAAATACTTACTTCATTTTTAGAAAGTTGCCCTCCCTCTACTTATTAGTAGAGGGAGTACACATAAGCTTACGAGCTATTAGTACTACTTGACTATGACATTACTGCCTTTACATCTATAGCCTATCAACGTTGTCATCTTCAACGGCTCTTTAAAGAAATCTCATCTTGTGGTGGGTTTCGCACTTATATGCTTTCAGCGCTTATCCCTGCCCAACGTAGCTACTCTGCGATGCCCCTGGCGAGACAACAGATGCACTAGAGGTTGGTCCAATTCGGTCCTCTCGTACTAGAATCAGATCCACTCAAATTTCTAACGCCCACAGTAGATAGAGACCGAACTGTCTCACGACGTTCTGAACCCAGCTCGCGTGCCACTTTAATGGGCGAACAGCCCAACCCTTGGGACCTTCTCCAGCCCCAGGATGTGACGAGCCGACATCGAGGTGCCAAACCCCCCCGTCGATATGAGCTCTTGGGGGAGATCAGCCTGTTATCCCCGGCGTACCTTTTATCCTTTGAGCGATGGCCCTTCCATGCGGAACNNNNNNNNNNNNNNNNNNNNNNNNNNNNNNNNNNNNNNNNNNNNNNNNNNNNNNNNNNNNNNNNNNNNNNNNNNNNNNNNNNNNNNNNNNNNNNNNNNNNTCAAGCAAAAGAAGGGTTTCTTTTGAAAAAAGTGGTTCGAGCATGGGGCACATTGCCATGTGCCCGTACGGGGGAAGGGTATTTTTTATTTTGATTCTCTCCTTATATATATAGATAAACGCTTTTTGCCTTTTCGCAAGGAGCGTTTTTGAAAAATGAATCTAATAAAAGATGGTTTTCTTTTGAAAAAAGTGGTTCGAGGAAAGGTTTTCTTTTGAAAAAACATTTCGGGCATAGGGGCACATTGCCATGTGCCCGTACGGGCGAGGAAAGATTTTGTGGTTTTGATGCTCTCCTTATATATAGGTAGGGGCACATTGCCATGTGCCCCTACAGGCGGTGAAGGATATTTGTGGTTTTGATTCTCTCCTTATATATATGTATGGGCACATGGTAATGTGCCCTTCTAAAAAGAAAAGATTCTTTAAAAAAAAAATCAAACAACTTCACAAAAAACAAAAAAGCAACAAAAAGCCTTCCTCCTCCCCCTGTTCTTCTCAATCCTAATAATATATTTTTATCTTTGAACTTCATATTTTTAAACTTTACTTATTATGTATGTAAAAAAAGCTATTGTAGGTACTTTAACTGGTATAACTTTATTTAGTATGTCGTGTAAGCAAAATCCAGATCAAGCTGATGCAAATCCAAATTGGGATGAAAGCAATGCTTTTTTTGCTGAGAGTACACTACCTTATCAAACAGCCGATTTTGAAAAAATCAAAAACAAAGACTTTAAGCCTGCTATTTTAGAAGGGATGCGTCGTCAAGTAGAAGCCATTGACAAGATTACTGCAAATACAGAAGCTCCGACTTTTGACAATACAATTACAGAATTAGAAAAGTCTAGTGCTTTATTGAAACGCGTGAGTTCTGTTTTTCATTTATTAGTAGGTGCACATACCAATGATGAGATTAAAGCTATCAACCAAGAATTATCTCCAAAGTTTGCCGCACATAACGATGGGATCTACCTGAATGATGCTCTTTTCCAAAGAGTAAAACAATTACATGATCAACAAGCTTCTTTGGGGTTAACGAGTGAACAAGCTCGTGTACTTGATGTATACTATCAAGAATTTGTTCGTTCTGGGGCTAACTTAAAACCGGAACAAAAAGAAACACTAAAAAAATTGAATCAGGAATTGGCTTCACTTACCACAAAATTTGGAGATCAATTATTAGCTGCTACTAAATCTGGAAGTGTTATATTCACGAAAGAGGAATTAGATGGATTGAGTGAATCTGAACTAGAAGCATTCAAACAAGAAGATGGAACATACGCTATTCCTTTAAATAATACAACGCAACAACCAATTGCTGCTTCATTACACAAAAAAGAATCACGCAAAAAATTATTTGATGCAGGTTGGAATCGCACGGAAAAAGGAGATGACAATGATACTAGAGAAACTTTAATTACGATTGCAAAGAAACGTGCAGAAAAAGCGGAATTATTAGGTTTCAAAAACTATGCGGAATGGAGCCTACAAGGAAGTATGGCAAACAAACCAGATCAGGCAAAAAAATTAATGGATCAATTAAGTCCTTATGCCGTTGGTTCAGCTACACAAGAGGCGAAAGAAATCCAAGACTTAATCAACAAAGAAGCTGATCCGTTTACTTTGACTGCAGCTGATTGGGATTATTATGCTGAAAAAATTAGAGAACAGAAATACGCGTTGAATCTAAATGAAGTAAAACCATACTTCGAAATGAATGCTGTATTGGAACAGGGTGTTTTCTATATGGCTGAAAAACTATACGGAATTACATTCCACGAACGCAAGGATATTCCTGTTTGGCAAGAGGATGTACGTGTTTTTGAAATTTTCAATGAAGATAAAAGTCCGATTGGGTTATTTTACGTTGACTTTTATGCACGTGAATCAAAACGCGGAGGTGCATGGATGAGTAATATCGTAACGCAATCAAAATTATTAAACCAAGCTCCTGTTGTTTACAATGTTTGTAACTACCAGAAACCTGCAGCAGGTCAACCAACACTTTTATCTCCAGATGAAGTAATCACAATGTTCCATGAATTTGGACATGGACTTCATGGATTCTTATCAGATGTAACCTATCCAACTGTTGCTGGTACAAGTGTATCCCGTGATTTTGTTGAATTGCCATCTCAGTTCCACGAGCATTTTGCTTTTTTACCTGAGGTATTAACCAACTATGCAAAGCACTATAAAACAGGAGAAGTAATTCCAGAGAGTTTAATTGCGAAGATGAAAGCGGCTCAAAACTTTAATATTGGGTATGGCCTAACTGAAATTTTAAGTGCTTCTTTATTGGATATGGAATGGCATACGATTTCTTCTACAGCTGATATTAAGGATGTAGCTACATTTGAACAAGAAGCTTTAGCAAAATACGGCATTAATCTAGCTACAGTACCCCCAAGATACCGCTCTTCATTCTTCAATCACGTATTTGGAGGAGGCTACGCAGCAGGATACTATTCATACACTTGGGCAGAAACACTAGACAATGATGCTTTCCAATGGTTGATGGACAACGGCGGAATGAACCGTAAAAATGGTCAAATCTTCAGAGATAAGATTTTATCAAAAGGAAATACAAAACCATCAGATGAAATGTATCGCGAATTTAGAGGAAAAGATGCTACCATTGATGCTTACTTAAAAATGAAAGGGTTTGATCAAAAAACCACTTTTAAAAATAACAATAAGGTAGATGCTAAAATCTAACAAAAAAAGTCAGAGCAAATCGCTCTGACTTTTTTTTATTTTGTAACTTCTTTGAAGCTATCAACCATTTTATTTATTTGCTCTTGATTCTTGTCTTTATATTCTTTTAAAGTCCAAGCCAATACTTGATAGTAATCTTCTTTTCCTTCAAAAGCAGCAAACTTATAATAAACATCTAATCCTCCAATTCTCGCTGTAAAATCAGCTACTCTTGCAGGCAAGTTATGAATTGGACGATCTTGAAGTTTCAATTCGCTTGGCTCAAGTTGTTCTAATGTCGAAGTCAAATATTCCAGTGTTGTACTTGAAAACTGAGTGAATATATCTTCTCCTTCTCCTGTTGTTGCTTTGAATAACTCATCAATCTCATTTTTATTTTCTTTAATGACGATCATGTAAAGTTCTTCTTGTACATTTTGCAATTGAAGAGTTGCATCTCCATTTAGTCCTCTAGTCTTTTGCATAGTGCTGGGAACTTCAACACTAAATTTATCATCATGTACAATTTCCGTATAAGCGGTTTTATTATTACATCCCACTAATACCGTAAGAAGAAGTACTAAGGCTCCAATTTTCTTGATCATATGTGTTTTGATTTAGTCCAACAAAAATACATACAAAATTAAGATTGTTCCAAATTTTGCATGACTTCTGCAAATAGTTGCATGCTGTACTTGCGCTTGTCATAATCATAGATCGGCGTTGTGATCATTAGTTCATCCACTTCTAGTACTTCACAGAAGCGATTGAGTTCTGGTAGCATCTCTTCTTTGGTTCCAATAAAAGAACAAGCAGTCATATTGTAAACCGCAGCCTCCTCTTGTACATTCCAGATTCCTTGCATAGATTCAATAGGTGGTTGTAAAGGTTTTCTATCATTTCTGATAATTCCCAAAAACATGCGATAAAAAGAAGTTGCTAATTTTTCAGCTTCATGTGCAGAGTCTGCTAAAATAGCATTGACACAAGGCATAAAGTACGGTTTATCTAGTTGCGCTGAAGGTTTAAAATTATTTCTATAGATTTTACCAGCCATTTGAATCTGATCAGGTGCAAAATGACTAGCAAAAGCATAAGGCAATCCCAATTCGGCGGCCAAATATGCGCTATCTGTACTCGATCCCAAAATCCAAAACGGAATATCCAATCCTTCTCCAGGAAAGGCTCTTACTTTTGCTTCAGCATTAGAGGCACTAAAAAACGTTTTTAATTCTTGAATTTGCTGCGGAAAGAAATTGGCACTCATCGTATCATTTCTTCTCAACGCCATTGCGGTGAGCTGATCTGTACCTGGCGCTCTCCCCAATCCTAAGTCAATTCTATTGGGATACAATGATTCCAAAGTACCAAATTGCTCCGCAATGACCAAAGGAGGGTGATTGGGTAACATAATCCCTCCGGATCCCACGCGTATTTTTTCTGTTCCTCCTGCGATATAACC
The window above is part of the Myroides odoratus DSM 2801 genome. Proteins encoded here:
- a CDS encoding M3 family metallopeptidase — its product is MYVKKAIVGTLTGITLFSMSCKQNPDQADANPNWDESNAFFAESTLPYQTADFEKIKNKDFKPAILEGMRRQVEAIDKITANTEAPTFDNTITELEKSSALLKRVSSVFHLLVGAHTNDEIKAINQELSPKFAAHNDGIYLNDALFQRVKQLHDQQASLGLTSEQARVLDVYYQEFVRSGANLKPEQKETLKKLNQELASLTTKFGDQLLAATKSGSVIFTKEELDGLSESELEAFKQEDGTYAIPLNNTTQQPIAASLHKKESRKKLFDAGWNRTEKGDDNDTRETLITIAKKRAEKAELLGFKNYAEWSLQGSMANKPDQAKKLMDQLSPYAVGSATQEAKEIQDLINKEADPFTLTAADWDYYAEKIREQKYALNLNEVKPYFEMNAVLEQGVFYMAEKLYGITFHERKDIPVWQEDVRVFEIFNEDKSPIGLFYVDFYARESKRGGAWMSNIVTQSKLLNQAPVVYNVCNYQKPAAGQPTLLSPDEVITMFHEFGHGLHGFLSDVTYPTVAGTSVSRDFVELPSQFHEHFAFLPEVLTNYAKHYKTGEVIPESLIAKMKAAQNFNIGYGLTEILSASLLDMEWHTISSTADIKDVATFEQEALAKYGINLATVPPRYRSSFFNHVFGGGYAAGYYSYTWAETLDNDAFQWLMDNGGMNRKNGQIFRDKILSKGNTKPSDEMYREFRGKDATIDAYLKMKGFDQKTTFKNNNKVDAKI
- a CDS encoding LLM class flavin-dependent oxidoreductase; the protein is MNKNIAYSFLDLAVIGAEKSTKETLNNVLVTAQHAEQLNYTRFWLAEHHNMPHIASSATSVLIGYIAGGTEKIRVGSGGIMLPNHPPLVIAEQFGTLESLYPNRIDLGLGRAPGTDQLTAMALRRNDTMSANFFPQQIQELKTFFSASNAEAKVRAFPGEGLDIPFWILGSSTDSAYLAAELGLPYAFASHFAPDQIQMAGKIYRNNFKPSAQLDKPYFMPCVNAILADSAHEAEKLATSFYRMFLGIIRNDRKPLQPPIESMQGIWNVQEEAAVYNMTACSFIGTKEEMLPELNRFCEVLEVDELMITTPIYDYDKRKYSMQLFAEVMQNLEQS